TATTTCCAGTCTTTCTCCCGTACCCTTCCATCCAACAATTTTGATTTGGGGTAAATTTTTTTTCGCTTTGAGAAAAGCGTTTTCCTGTAATCAACGAGCTCCTCCCCGGGCAGGAGAAGTCGAACCATCCCTTTGACAAAGGACGGTCGAATGTTGCTCAAGCCGTCAGCCAATCGTTTCTCCGATTCAAAAACCGGGAATTTTTTATTCCCCTGTTTATTTTCGAAGAAATAAATACCGTTGTACGGTTTATCCCGGCAGGAGACCAGCAGGTCCATGTCCCCGTCACCGTCGTAATCCATGGGAAGGGGCTGTGCCCAGAGCCCGGCTCCGAGATCCACTACCAGTCCGGGATGGTTGTAGGGAAGACGCTGAAAGGTTTGTTTTTTGGGGTGAGACGCACAGGCCGCAATTAGGGACAAAAATAGCAACACGGGAACTAGACGAATTTTTACCACGAACCCATCCTCCTGTCTTTTTTAAGTGAAACGCTAACGTTTGCGCCTGTTAATTTTTGCCATCCGATTATGGATTTTTCCCCCGGTTGTCTCGATACGTCCCCCAGTCTTCGGCTCCGCTCAGGCAGCAACCGGCCACCCGACGACTGGTTTTCGCTTCGCAACGTAGCTAAGAAGCCTCACCCACCTGCCAGGTGCCTGAGCCTGTCGAAGGCACCGGGACGAGAGCCAAAACAACGCCTCTTCAAATGCGAGCGACTGTCCCCTCGCTAAATCTCCTCCCTCTCCGCTCCGTCGGCCGTGAGGAAAATGCCCGGCGTACCTTCCACGGGACATTTCGTGACGCAAATGCCGCAGCCAATGCACAAATCCTCTTTAACGTACGGGAATTTGACCCGCTTGAGCGTTCCCTCTGCCGTGACAAAATTGCCTTCCCGAAATACAATCGCTTTCTCCGGTGTGGGACAATGTTCCTGGCACACCATGCAGTTGTCACCCGAATTCCAGGGGATACACCGATCGTGGTCAAAGAAGGCTGTTCCGATCCGGGTTTTCTGTTTGGTTGCCAGATCCAGTAGTTGAATCGCATGGGTCGGACACACCTCGCCGCAGAGATTGCAGGTAAACTCACAGTACCCTTCTCGTGGGTTGCCAATGGGCGACCAGATTCCCTCCAGCCCCATTTCCAGCCAGGCCGGCTGCAGCAATCCGCCTGTGGTGGAACAAATGCGAACGCACGCCTGGCACCGAATGCACTGTTCCAGAAAAACGTCTTCCGGCAAGGCCCCCGGCGGACGGACGTGATCTCCCCGGACGTCCCGGTTCACCAGATCAATCTTAAAAAGTCCCGCCGCCAGAACCCCGCTTCCCAGCGACTGCAAGAACCGCCGTCGCGAAAAATCGATTTTGGACGGCTTGGGATCTTTGAGATTAAACCGGTACGTGACGGCCTGAGTGGGACAGGTGGAAACACACTCCAGGGAATCAATGCATTCCACCTTGGAAAAATCCACAAAATTGTCCTCGATGGCATTCATTCGGCAGTCCGCCGGACAAATTTTACACGAGACGCAACCTTCTTCATCCACCGTTCGTTCCAGAATGCGAAATTTGGAAAAGAGTCCCAAGAGCGCCCCGAGCGGACACACATTTCGGC
Above is a genomic segment from Calditrichota bacterium containing:
- a CDS encoding 4Fe-4S binding protein; its protein translation is MKFLYRIRILFQILFFLFFLFLFFQAVFPYKPVVPSEFFLQWSPLTALLTFLSSHRLYAGMIPAGVLLFLTIFLGRFFCGWICPLGALIDFADLFIKRKRKLRRDATTFRWLKFGILALLVVMALFSVQFAWFFDPLALTNRTFATTLYPMLAVLTESVFGWLWPIAFLQPALMSIHEFLESWLLPVNLHFVAQGIPIFLFFLGILLLNLISKRFWCRNVCPLGALLGLFSKFRILERTVDEEGCVSCKICPADCRMNAIEDNFVDFSKVECIDSLECVSTCPTQAVTYRFNLKDPKPSKIDFSRRRFLQSLGSGVLAAGLFKIDLVNRDVRGDHVRPPGALPEDVFLEQCIRCQACVRICSTTGGLLQPAWLEMGLEGIWSPIGNPREGYCEFTCNLCGEVCPTHAIQLLDLATKQKTRIGTAFFDHDRCIPWNSGDNCMVCQEHCPTPEKAIVFREGNFVTAEGTLKRVKFPYVKEDLCIGCGICVTKCPVEGTPGIFLTADGAEREEI